A part of Aegilops tauschii subsp. strangulata cultivar AL8/78 chromosome 2, Aet v6.0, whole genome shotgun sequence genomic DNA contains:
- the LOC109754300 gene encoding ribulose bisphosphate carboxylase small subunit, chloroplastic 1, translated as MAPAVMASSATTVAPFQGLKSTAGLPVSRRSSAGLGSVSNGGRIRCMQVWPIEGIKKFETLSYLPPLSTEALLKQVDYLIRSKWVPCLEFSKVGFVFREHNSSPGYYDGRYWTMWKLPMFGCTDATQVLNEVEEVKKEYPDAYVRVIGFDNLRQVQCVSFIAFRPPGCEESGKA; from the exons ATGGCCCCCGCCGTGATGGCTTCGTCGGCTACCACCGTCGCACCCTTCCAGGGGCTCAAGTCCACCGCCGGTCTCCCCGTCAGCCGCCGCTCCAGCGCCGGCCTCGGCAGCGTCAGCAATGGCGGAAGGATCAGGTGCATGCAG GTGTGGCCAATTGAGGGCATCAAGAAGTTCGAGACCTTGTCTTACTTGCCACCCCTCTCCACGGAAGCCCTCCTGAAGCAGGTCGACTACCTGATCCGCTCCAAGTGGGTGCCCTGCCTCGAGTTCAGCAAGGTTGGCTTCGTCTTCCGTGAGCACAACAGCTCCCCCGGGTACTACGACGGTCGATACTGGACAATGTGGAAGCTGCCCATGTTCGGGTGCACCGACGCCACACAGGTGCTCAACGAGGTGGAGGAGGTCAAGAAGGAGTACCCTGACGCCTATGTCCGCGTCATCGGCTTCGACAACCTGCGCCAGGTGCAGTGCGTCAGCTTCATCGCCTTCAGGCCACCGGGTTGCGAGGAGTCCGGCAAGGCCTAA
- the LOC109754281 gene encoding ribulose bisphosphate carboxylase small subunit, chloroplastic 2, with protein MAPAVMASSATTVAPFQGLKSTAGLPISCRSGSAGLSSVSNGGRIRCMQVWPIEGIKKFETLSYLPPLSTEALLKQVDYLIRSKWVPCLEFSKVGFVFREHNSSPGYYDGRYWTMWKLPMFGCTDATQVLNEVEEVKKEYPDAYVRVIGFDNMRQVQCVSFIAFRPPGCEESGKA; from the exons ATGGCCCCAGCCGTGATGGCTTCTTCCGCCACCACCGTCGCGCCCTTCCAGGGGCTTAAGTCGACCGCCGGCCTTCCCATCAGCTGCCGCTCCGGCAGTGCCGGCCTCAGCAGCGTCAGCAATGGCGGAAGGATCAGATGCATGCAG GTGTGGCCAATTGAGGGCATCAAGAAGTTCGAGACCCTGTCTTACTTGCCACCCCTCTCCACGGAGGCCCTCCTTAAGCAGGTCGACTACCTGATCCGCTCCAAGTGGGTGCCCTGCCTCGAGTTCAGCAAGGTTGGCTTCGTCTTCCGTGAGCACAACAGCTCCCCCGGGTACTACGACGGTCGATACTGGACAATGTGGAAGCTGCCTATGTTCGGGTGCACTGACGCCACGCAGGTGCTCAACGAGGTGGAGGAGGTCAAGAAGGAGTACCCTGACGCCTATGTCCGCGTCATTGGCTTCGACAACATGCGCCAGGTGCAGTGCGTCAGCTTCATTGCCTTCAGGCCACCAGGCTGCGAGGAATCCGGCAAGGCCTAA